One Haliscomenobacter hydrossis DSM 1100 genomic window, CAGGACCATGTGATCGGGAACAGTCAGCTTAGGTACGATGATGGGAGAAGGCTCTGGAGTAATAACCACTGGTTGCTCTTCGCGCTTTTCTTCTGCGGGCTTTGTAACCGCTGATTCACGAAGCGCATCCACTAATCGCTGTGCTTCTTTCAAATAAGGGCTCTGGGGGTTTAGTTGGATGTAGCGTAACAAGGGAGCCTGTCGAGTTTTGGTTACTTTGTCCCACTCCTCTTTTTCCTCCAAAATGTCCAGCGCATCCAGTGCCAGATCACTGTATTTACTCCGGGGATATTTGTCATGAAAATCGGTATAAGCCTTTATGGTATTGGTAGCTAGCGCCCGTTCCCAAGCCATCTGCTCATATTCTGCTGCATCACCAAAATAATACGCAGAAATTAACCCTTTAGCAATCACTACATATTTTCCATTCGGGTATTTGGTCAAATACTCATTACAGCCCTCAGTAGTCTTCCACAAGGCCTGCCAAACCGCCTCCTCATCCTCTCGAAAATAGAATACCATTTGTCCACCCTGATGCCCCGGCACCATCAACGGCGACCCCATCGGCGTCTGCTCTGCATTCGCCGCCACTTTCTCCAGCACCAGGTCACAAATCCGCAGCACACCAGGCGGCTGATCAGCTTTGCGCAGCACATCCAGCAGCGCAGCTGCAAAGGGGCTATGGTGACCAGGTCGGCCATCGCTCACGATCTCCTTTTTGCCAGAGGTAAGTCCCCAGCGACTTGGCTCGGTATCGCGGCGATCGCCGCTGAACTTCTCTTTGCTCTTGTCAATGAAGAGGGATCCAGAGAAGCAGGAATCGGCAATCAGGAAGGTGTGGAAGCTTTTGATTTTGCTGAGGTAGCTTTTGATGGTATCGTTGGACAGGTAGTCAGGCCAGTCTTCGTCGGAAGTGCCCGCGTCGACAGGAACCCAGTTGCCGCCGAAGTGTTCATCGTGGCGACCGTGGCCGCTGAAGTAGATGATAAGGTTATCCCGAGGCGTGATCGTTTTGATCAAGCGAAAAAACTCTTGTTCGATGCGCCGCTTGGTAGCATCAGTATCCTTGATAAACGTGACATCCTCCTCTTCAAAGTTGTAGCGGCTGGTCATCACCTCGATGAATGCGTCCGCGTCAAGTACCGCATTGTTGAGCTTGGAGCAATGCTGGTAGTCATTGATGGCGATGGCCAGCAGGTAGTTGGTGCCGCGGGGGGAGGCGGCATTGCTGCTTTGTCGGTCTTTGCGGACGAGGTCGCGATCGGCCATGAGGTGTTGGGTTGTTTTGGAAGGTGAATATAGGAAATAGTTGAGAAAATTAGTTCATTCGATTCATTTAGCACACTGAAAGGTCATTGATACCTTCAAGTCTTGTTTTTTAAAACCCCCGAATTCGGGGGTTTTAAAGAGCGAAAATCCTTCAATTTTGGTTGGGGTAGGACACAAAGATAAAGGCTGATTTTGTTGGTCTAAGTTCTGGTTTAAGGATACTCCAGCGTCACGACGGAATAAAAACTTAAAATTGATTTCCTTTTAAATACTCCACAAAAAATAGTAAATTGAGTCATTATCTCTACGAAGCCAAACGATGGAATATTTGATTTTGGAAAGTTGCGATGCCGGCAAAAACCGGCGGCGGCGGTATGCCATTCAGATCAGCGGGACTGGAGCTACCTGGAGCATCCGTACCCGGTGGGGCCGGATTGGCGCTTCATTAAAGGAGCAAACAGAAGAGGTCAGTGATGAAAAGAAACTGCGGAGTCGGGTACAAAGTATTCTGCGCAAGCGGGTGCGGCATCGGTACCACGTTTGTGAAAAGAGTAGGGCGTTTCCGGAGGTACCAGCGTTGGGGATGCTGGCGGAAGAGAAGCTAGAGGTGGGGATGCAGATGCGGTTGTTTTGAGGGGATAAGCATTACAACTGATAATATTGGGGGGATTAATCAGGCGGATTTTCGTAGTGCATCCACTTTTTTGAATCCCTTGGTATAGCAATATCAGTGTAAAAGGTTCTGTGCATTGGTCAAGGTCCTCCTTCACTACATTCAGTGGGTTTTCATCCATATACTACTCATTGTATACCCGATATGAGCAGGGGTTATACCCCACCCAAAAGGTAAGGTATAACCCCTGAATAAAACCCTCATTGGAAAAGTACCCGATGACGTATTAGGCTATTCTTTTGATCGTTACACGTTTAACCGCTAATCCACAGCAGTTAGAACACTGCTGTTCGGTTATTTTTTGCCAACCGGCTGGAATAGTTTGGCCTTGGCACATATTAACAACTGCGCCAATAGGCAATCCGCTAATTCTTTTAATGGTATTATAGGGGATACTGTACCCACAGCAGCCATTGCAGGAGTGTTCTGAAATTTTAACCCAACCAATTGGTATTCTTTCCCCATTGCATATCCTTTCTTCGGCACCAGCGGGAAGGCCTTCAATTTTTTTAATCACCATCAAAGGAACATTGTACCCACAGCAGCCATTACAATCTTCTATTGAAGACTTTATCCAACCATTGGGTATGGTTGATCCATTGCAAATCCGTTCAATGGTACCTGTGGGGAGGCCATCAATTCTTTTGATGTTCATTTGTGGCAAACTATATCCACAACAGCCATTACATGAGCTTTCAGATTTTTTTACCCATCCTACGGGAATTCTTTGGCTGCTACATACTGTTTGATTGGAACCTACTGGTAATCCATCAATTTTCATGATGACAATCTGAGGAACATAATAAGGAGGACAACATCCAGACCCTCTACAAATTCGTTCACCAATTTTCAACCATCCAACAGGGATTGATTCTCCGCTACAAATTGTCTTGGTTTGAGCACTTAACAGTGTTGTTGTAAGCAATGACAAGAAAATCCATACAACTCCATTTAAAAGTAATCGATACATAAGTTTACTATTTAATTATGAAATAATTTTTGCAAATATTTTACACGCTATCCCTTTGATTCAAGTTTCAATTTCTATTCGATATTCAAATATAAGGCGTTTTTTTATAAATTTTACGACGAATAGGTGCTTTTATTGTTGTGTTAAAAAAACAATTGAAATACTTTTATTGCCGTTACAGGGCAAGCCAGCCTCCCCTACCCTTTTGGAATCTCTGAGCGATTTGTTTATCTTGGCTACTCAAAATATGGATATGAACAACATCCCAGCATTTGCCGCAGCCATTTTGCAGCTCATCGCCAAAGATGACTTGAAACAAGCCATTCACGATCTGCAACTATTGTTACAAGGCAGTCCGCTCCTCGACGAAGCCATCGGGCAATCGGCCCGACTGACCGACCTCATGCAACAAATCCGGCGAGGCACCATCAATGTGGATGACGCCAATGTGGAAAAAAATAAGCTGCGTTATGCTTTGATCGACCTAGTGCGGGAAGTGGAGGAACAGGCAGAAAGTAATCCAGCACTTAAGCAGCAGGTGGAAGGGGTGCTGAATGCACAGGTAGCTGGGAAGCGGAACCAGATGACGGTGACGGGGAATGGGAACATCGCCATCCAGGATGTGCAGGGTAGTGAGATTAAGATACAAACGGGGGGGACAGTGCAGCAGGCGGAGAAGATTTATAATATTGAGAAGATTGATAATGCGGATTTTTCGTGAGTTCATATCGTATACTACTCCAATTTTGACAAACCACAACAGGTTAGACTCATCGCCTATTCATGACATAGGTTACACCCATTCTAAAATCGAAATCAGGAATGTCTTGTTCAGCTGCACCCCTTAAATATTTTGCGACATACAAAGCTTCTGCATAGAAGCGAGTCCTTCTGATATTTGCCCCGAAAAACTCGTTTGCATGAAACAAAAAAGGCATCCAGCGAAATCCCCCACCGACCAAAATTCTATTTTGCCAGAAATAATTCGTGTTAATGCTTACTGTTTTACCAGCTAATGAAAGTTCACCGGTTAAATATGGCATCACTCTAAATTTGTTTTTTGCTGGAGCTTTAAGGCCAAACTTTGGGACAAAACCAAATGTCCAGGCGTTAAAATCAGGAATAAAAAAATTTGTCTTTCGCCAAGAAAAATCAGCCCACATTTCACTCCAAAATGGTGAATAGTCGAGGAAATGGGATTCTTTATAAAACTCTGTGCCAATCCGATAATCACTTTTCGGTCTCCAACTCCAAGCGGGGTCATATCTCAAAAATTCAGTCCATTGATAAAGGGTATAAAATCTTAGATTCCCAAATTTATTAAAAGGCCGCCACTCGAGTCCTATTCCCATATCTAATCTATCCTCCCAATTTATATCTCTTTGAGCCTTAAGGAGAGCTGTAAAATATGGATCAGGAAGCGAAATTTTTGTTGGAATCATTTTTGACAACCGAGGGAAAAAGAACCTGAACTCATTCCAGGTAGACCCACCATTATAGCCTACTCTGAAAAAATTGCTCTTTCTGCCTGAATAATCTCCAAAAAACTGAACAAGATGATGATTTGATTCTAAAAACGAAGCAGGTTCGTTTTGCCCTTTGGTGGGCAAATTTCCTTTTTCAAAAACAATATCGTCCAAGAAAAACCAAACTTGATCTTTACCGAAATTATGTTCAAGATCAATAACAAAACAAAAACCCTCAATAAGACCACTTAGATTTTTTTTATCCAGATTGATTGTAAATTGTTTCCATGTGGTATCCAATTTCAACCATTGACTTTCAACGGCAGGTTTTAAACTTTCGGTGGAATCGGGTGCACCACCAACTTTAAATTTCACTCTTTCTCCCCCGGCTTTACCTCTACACCAAAATGTAAGCACTAATAATTGGTCGTTTTTAATGTTGAGTTTCTTAATAATATTCACTGGTTCTCCAGGATTTGATTTCCAATTGGCAGCCACCCACCCGTTCGAACTTTTAGCAACATCAAAACCAATTCGAATGCAGGTTTCTCCATCCTTCGGATTTCCTTGCCATGCGTCATCAATAAATAAACCTTCACCATCTGGCATTCTATCACTTAGTCGCCATAAGTAATTAAACTTCCCTTTGGCTTCCTGGTAGATTGGAAGGATCGGATTTTGGGCTGAAAGAAAAAGAAATATGAATTTAAAGCAAATCAGGCTTAAGAGCTTTCTCATGGGTAGGGGTTGTGATTTATTTATCTGAATATTCAATCATAATTTCATCAATAAAGGCCCATATTACAGGCCTTCCCTGGTTCTTTAATGTACTGATCATAAATAATACTGAAGCACTAACATCTGAAAGGTCTT contains:
- a CDS encoding WGR domain-containing protein; translated protein: MEYLILESCDAGKNRRRRYAIQISGTGATWSIRTRWGRIGASLKEQTEEVSDEKKLRSRVQSILRKRVRHRYHVCEKSRAFPEVPALGMLAEEKLEVGMQMRLF
- a CDS encoding SUMF1/EgtB/PvdO family nonheme iron enzyme, translating into MADRDLVRKDRQSSNAASPRGTNYLLAIAINDYQHCSKLNNAVLDADAFIEVMTSRYNFEEEDVTFIKDTDATKRRIEQEFFRLIKTITPRDNLIIYFSGHGRHDEHFGGNWVPVDAGTSDEDWPDYLSNDTIKSYLSKIKSFHTFLIADSCFSGSLFIDKSKEKFSGDRRDTEPSRWGLTSGKKEIVSDGRPGHHSPFAAALLDVLRKADQPPGVLRICDLVLEKVAANAEQTPMGSPLMVPGHQGGQMVFYFREDEEAVWQALWKTTEGCNEYLTKYPNGKYVVIAKGLISAYYFGDAAEYEQMAWERALATNTIKAYTDFHDKYPRSKYSDLALDALDILEEKEEWDKVTKTRQAPLLRYIQLNPQSPYLKEAQRLVDALRESAVTKPAEEKREEQPVVITPEPSPIIVPKLTVPDHMVLVKGGTFQMGEDKEVHEVTLSDFLIAKHQLTFDEYDAFCKETGRELPKDKGWGRGKRPAIYVNWFDAVDYCNWRSQQEGLSQVYQVNKQQVNPNWQANGYRLPTEAEWEYAARGGLSSQGFTYAGSNNVDEVAWYDKNSGNKTQPVGQKKANELGIYDLSGNVWEWCWDWYGAYPSSATNDPNGPNTGSDRVIRGSSRYSDPAVVRVAIRSYNTPDGRGDDIGFRLARVAVAI